The Methanobacterium alcaliphilum genomic sequence TTTTATGGATTTAGAAAAACTCGCTGAATTTGTCAATAAAACACATGGCTATGGATTAAAATCAGCACTGGCAGGTTCTGTTAAAAGAGATCAATTAAAACCCCTTTACAATATAAACTGTGATGTTGTTGGAGTTAGGGGGGCAGCATGTACTGGTGGGGATCGCAACACTGGAAAAATACATCGAAGTGCTGTTGCTGAACTAAAACAAATGATAAATGAATTTGAATGAAAAGATAAACTTTTCATAGTTTAGTTCATATTATTATATTATCAAAATTACAGCTTAATATCTAAAAATTCTAGAAATAATTTTTGATATTAAGATTTACATATTAAATTAAAGAGGAAAAGTGTTTTTATGTATTCTAAAAAGTTAAAAGAGGCAGAAATTGGATATACTTTCGATGATTTTTTGTTAATGCCCCGTCCATCGGAAGTAGAATCAAAAGACGTGGCTACTAAAAGTCGAGTCTCTAGAAATTATGAAATTAATGTACCTATCATTAGTTCTGCCATGGATACTGTAACTGAATATGAAATGGCAATAGCACTGGCTCAAGAAGGTGGCCTAGGTGTAATCCATCGAAATATGAGTATTAAACAGCAGGTTGAACAGGTCAAAAAAGTTAAAAGATCCGGCGATATGACTATCCGAGATGTGATAACTATCAGCCCTGATTCTTCATTACGAGAAGCTCATCAAATAATGGATCAAGAAGAAGTCAGTGGACTGCCTGTAGTTGAAAATGAAGAGGTAGTGGGTATTATAAGCCGAAGGGATATAAAGCCTATTCTTAATTCTGAAGCACAGAAAAAAGTAAAAGAAATAATGACCTCGGAAGTAGTTACTGTCAATGAATCAACTACCCCTACTGAAGCCATGGACATTGCTTACGAAAATAAGGTGGAAAGGCTCCCCGTTGTTAGAGATGGCAAAATAGTGGGAATTGTAACTATAAAAGACATACTTGAACGTAAAAAATATCCAAATGCTTCTAGAGATGAAAAAGGAAGGTTTGTTGTTGCAGCTGCTACAGGACCTTTTGATTTAGATCGTGCCATGGCCCTTGATGAAGCCGGAGCTGAAATAATTGCTATAGATAGTGCACACGGCCACAACCTTAATCTAGTCAAATCCTCAAAAACCATAAAAGAGAATATAAATGCCGATCTTCTGGTTGGAAATATTGCAACTAAAGAAGCTGCTGAAGACTTAATTGCACAGGGCGTGGATGGTCTTAAAGTAGGAATTGGTCCCGGATCAATGTGTACCACGAGAATAATTGCAGGAGTAGGTGTTCCCCAATTAACAGCAATATCTGAAGTCGCTGAAGTTGCATCAGAATATGGTGTTCCTGTAATTGCAGATGGTGGCTTAAGGTACTCTGGAGATGTTGCTAAAGCTATTGCTGTAGGTGCAGATGTAGTAATGATGGGTAACCTTTTAGCAGGAACTTATGAAGCCCCAGGCGAAGTAGTTGTAATGAACGGGCGAAAATATAAGCAATATCGTGGAATGGGATCATTAGGTGCTATGACTGGAGGTATTGGTGCTGGAACAGATAGATACTTCCAGGAAGTCAAAGGTCCAATGAAGCACACTAAATTAGTACCTGAAGGAGTAGAAGGAGTGGTCCCTTACAGAGGCACAGTTAGTGAAGTGATATTCCAATTAGTTGGTGGGCTTAGAGCTTCCATGGGTTACTGTGGTGCGGAAAATATTGCTGCAATGAAAGAAAAAGCCAAATTAGTGAGAATTACCTCTAGTGGTATTAAAGAAAGCCACCCACACGACCTTTTAATCACTAATGAAAGTCCTAACTACCCTACTTTAGAATAATAATATTTGAATGCTTTAAAAAATTAAGGCATTCCAAAACTATTTTTTAAAACTAAATGATTTTTTTCTTTTTATAAAA encodes the following:
- the guaB gene encoding IMP dehydrogenase; the encoded protein is MYSKKLKEAEIGYTFDDFLLMPRPSEVESKDVATKSRVSRNYEINVPIISSAMDTVTEYEMAIALAQEGGLGVIHRNMSIKQQVEQVKKVKRSGDMTIRDVITISPDSSLREAHQIMDQEEVSGLPVVENEEVVGIISRRDIKPILNSEAQKKVKEIMTSEVVTVNESTTPTEAMDIAYENKVERLPVVRDGKIVGIVTIKDILERKKYPNASRDEKGRFVVAAATGPFDLDRAMALDEAGAEIIAIDSAHGHNLNLVKSSKTIKENINADLLVGNIATKEAAEDLIAQGVDGLKVGIGPGSMCTTRIIAGVGVPQLTAISEVAEVASEYGVPVIADGGLRYSGDVAKAIAVGADVVMMGNLLAGTYEAPGEVVVMNGRKYKQYRGMGSLGAMTGGIGAGTDRYFQEVKGPMKHTKLVPEGVEGVVPYRGTVSEVIFQLVGGLRASMGYCGAENIAAMKEKAKLVRITSSGIKESHPHDLLITNESPNYPTLE